A stretch of the Desulforamulus ferrireducens genome encodes the following:
- a CDS encoding DUF2225 domain-containing protein: MQISEDMLFYSKATCPNCGCEFQHPEVRTKYISIEKQDSDFCSYYTGINPIFYDVLICKDCGYAYTKDSSAPLSDAERLAIKTIMSTWRTEGHRYGGLRTLEQAIRLYNLAILCQELRDAKDSVKASLYLRLAWLNRYQGQQENEMKFLQRALEFSKRAFERESFSELKKELRMMYLIGELSFRTGDYKEAVKWFQAVTQHPDADRYPVFSRMARSRWQDARQEYKENS; encoded by the coding sequence ATGCAAATTAGTGAAGACATGCTGTTTTACTCAAAGGCAACGTGCCCTAATTGTGGCTGTGAGTTCCAACATCCTGAGGTAAGAACTAAATATATCTCCATAGAGAAACAAGATAGCGACTTCTGCAGCTACTATACCGGCATCAATCCCATCTTTTATGATGTGCTCATCTGTAAAGATTGTGGCTATGCCTATACCAAGGATTCCAGCGCACCTTTGTCGGATGCTGAGAGGTTAGCCATTAAAACCATTATGTCCACTTGGCGCACAGAGGGACATCGTTATGGCGGGTTACGCACCTTGGAGCAGGCCATTAGACTTTACAACCTGGCCATTTTGTGTCAAGAGCTGAGAGATGCCAAGGACTCTGTAAAAGCCTCCCTTTACCTGCGTTTGGCCTGGCTGAACCGTTATCAAGGCCAGCAGGAAAATGAAATGAAGTTTCTCCAAAGGGCTTTGGAATTTTCTAAGCGAGCCTTTGAACGGGAATCCTTCTCGGAATTAAAAAAGGAATTACGTATGATGTACTTAATTGGGGAATTATCCTTCCGGACCGGCGATTACAAAGAGGCGGTCAAGTGGTTCCAAGCAGTTACGCAGCATCCTGATGCAGACAGATACCCTGTCTTTTCCAGAATGGCCCGGTCCCGCTGGCAGGACGCCAGGCAGGAGTACAAAGAAAATAGTTAG
- a CDS encoding C40 family peptidase translates to MPDLREVEAGTTVITAVPLVDVLEQPQAGIPLVTQSLLGWPALVMGVEGDWLHIQTLDGSPGWARVDHFTLADVVENGTMIEIKQTAVPLYQGTTQVATLYLGSRLLLLEADGDFYQVALPNGEQGLIARNHAVILNNSAHCSPQEVLRVANQFTGAPYLWGGMSVQGIDCSGLTYMSYFSQGYQLPRNAQDQFKVGCPVAKENLKAGDLVFFSTIDPGPSHVGIYLGDELFLNARSKEGVTVTSFNDAYFAPRYLGARRYV, encoded by the coding sequence ATGCCAGATCTCAGGGAAGTGGAAGCCGGTACTACCGTGATCACGGCAGTACCCTTAGTGGATGTTTTAGAACAGCCGCAGGCTGGAATTCCTTTAGTCACCCAATCCCTTCTGGGCTGGCCGGCCCTGGTCATGGGAGTTGAGGGAGATTGGCTGCACATTCAGACCCTTGATGGCTCACCTGGCTGGGCCAGAGTAGATCACTTTACCTTGGCTGATGTAGTGGAAAATGGCACCATGATAGAGATTAAACAAACGGCCGTGCCTTTATACCAAGGAACAACCCAGGTTGCTACCTTATATCTGGGCAGTCGTTTGCTCCTTTTGGAAGCAGACGGTGATTTTTACCAGGTTGCTTTACCCAATGGGGAACAAGGCTTGATTGCCAGGAACCATGCAGTAATTTTAAATAATTCTGCTCACTGCAGTCCTCAGGAAGTTTTGCGTGTAGCTAACCAGTTTACCGGGGCACCTTATCTTTGGGGTGGCATGTCTGTCCAAGGTATCGATTGTTCCGGACTTACCTATATGTCTTACTTTAGCCAGGGTTACCAATTACCAAGGAATGCTCAAGACCAATTTAAGGTCGGTTGTCCCGTGGCGAAGGAAAATTTAAAGGCGGGGGATTTGGTATTTTTCTCCACCATCGATCCGGGACCATCCCATGTGGGTATTTATCTGGGGGATGAGCTGTTCTTAAATGCCAGAAGCAAGGAAGGTGTTACCGTTACTTCCTTCAATGATGCTTATTTTGCTCCTCGCTATCTAGGGGCCAGAAGGTATGTCTAA
- a CDS encoding antibiotic biosynthesis monooxygenase family protein, translating to MITFGLLEAQEGKQEALMDLIKDHVKYLKEQPGLAHAYIGKARGNSDKVLVVSVWENEEAQQAAMTKLSSDPAATASFFQLMQLLKGQPDFGNYLVESITK from the coding sequence GTTGGAGGCCCAAGAAGGAAAGCAGGAAGCCCTTATGGATCTAATTAAAGATCATGTGAAATATCTCAAGGAACAACCAGGCTTGGCGCATGCTTATATCGGCAAGGCCAGGGGCAACAGTGATAAGGTACTGGTGGTTTCGGTTTGGGAAAATGAAGAAGCGCAACAGGCTGCCATGACAAAGTTAAGCAGCGACCCCGCTGCCACTGCCAGTTTCTTTCAGCTGATGCAGTTACTGAAGGGACAGCCGGATTTCGGAAATTACCTGGTGGAGAGCATAACCAAGTAA